The Apostichopus japonicus isolate 1M-3 chromosome 12, ASM3797524v1, whole genome shotgun sequence sequence GTTTTGAAGAACGCTGAAACAAACCTTTATAACCTCTCGACATGACCTAATGTTTCAATGTCAACAattgttaacattctaccttgaaaatatgaaagtaatAAACAAGAAGAAAGTGCAAGGACTCATATTCTAGTGGCATTTTCAcagattaattaaaaaaaaaaggaaggtgggggagggggggggggggtgagagagCTGCCAAACGTGACTTTTAAACTAGGATTTCTCACAAATGGAACAAggtttttcttagctgtttgtgACAATTGTTCTTCAAAGATCTTTGTAAATATTAACCAAAGATGTTGATTGGGTCTGTGTCCCATTTTCATGATCAAACCACTTTCAAAGATGGAAGCTCTAACGGTAAGAAAAAGGGTCACTGCTCAGAATTGTAAGAGTATTATCGAACTTGCACCATATCTAGCCAAACTTTGTACCTAAAAGTCATTCTTTAAGATTTTCACATCTGACTACGTTGCAACTCTCATAAGCACGCCTATGAAAGTTTGCGAATTACTTGAGCGTAATTATATCTGATTGCATAACATAATGTTGTTCcttcatattttcttgttttataaatCATTCAAGAGGTTATCAACTTGTCCATCATATAAAAAACACTGACAGTTGCTGTGGTaacattttctttgtattttcggaggatatttatttttgctaaagtttgTGCAATGTTTGGAGATGATGTTTGTAAACACTTCATTTAAGAAATGTAAGAAGACAGATTGAATAAATAAAGATATCAATTCATTCAAGTCTTTCCTTCAaggtgttgttgttattttgtattattctaCTTCATATGAAACTTGACAAGTCTGTATAGTTGTATGGTGAGCTCTGTTGCGTCCATGTCAACTAAACGGACACACCAGACTTTGAATTAAGCCAACTGTTGCCTTACAGCCAATGAAAATGACCCAATGAGGACAACAATGGAGTAATCCAGTTGTGGTTACGGTGTCCTTATAATGATCGTAATCAATTAACAAACTGAAATCAGGATTCGAAGAGTGTCCAAAACTGCAGGGATTTTGATACCAGAAAACAAGTTGAAGCAAAATAGAATGAATTAAGTGGAACAGGGAAGAAAGTTCCACATGGGATTTGAACACCCAAAACCCCCCCTGCTCTCCCTCCCTCTAGGTTAGTACAGTTAAACACAGTGGTGTGCActacgtgggggggggggtaaattaTAAAATCCCcctgactgatttaggtagagGCTAAACCTATACGGAAGGGCTGGAGTAGAATGACAAATTTTTATAGAGGACAGCATGTGGCCCTCGGGTCGTTGAAGCCGGTCCGATGTAGGGGTTGAGAGGGGGCGGGGCCCTCCCATAAGGTAATTTCTAaatgtgaaatggtgcattctgaggaatGTTTAAATCAGAAAGTACGTCTAGCTCTACACACAAGGTGTGAGGTTGTATAGGGGTTGTACACCCGTAGCAGTGGTAAATCATTCTGGCTGAATGCTAATTATCACGAAAGACCCCCAGTAACAACATTAAAAAAGCCACGAGAATGTCGCTAACGTCCCTTTCTTAAAGAAACTACCAAATTCCCTGAACATTGTTTACACAACATCCAATGTCACAACTTCCCATGGAGATTAAATTGATCTACAATTGAAACTGAGCACCATTTCgtgaattttgaagaaaaatggtTTCCACTTATTGGATATCATCACCTTGATTGAAATGCGTGAAAGACAAAACACATCAGTTCACATATCGCTATCATCTGCACAATTTTAACAAATGTAAATTCTTTTGAGGACAATTTTACGTTATTGACAGACATTTCGATCCTCTCGATGGGCAATTATAATTCATTTGCCCTTTAAACCTGTCAGTCTGTGAGTTTTTAACCTATCAATCTGTActgtcatgagatccccggttcgattccccgccgacagcaatgtgtgttgtctggcaagggtgttgttcaataacaacttcccgacatgaacgttaaatggatgtgtgccgagagattggtttcggtcagcttgcgagtctacaagcctccatggcttctttcgcgagttcctgcttgcgggaagatcacatatacatacatacatacatactgtgaGTTATTCACGAACAGTTCTGTCCTGTTGACGGTACAAATGTTCTTAGACCCCGCCCATTTATTGAAAGACCCCGCccatttattgaaattattgcCCAATCATAGTCTCCCGGGTCAGTCCCGCCAATTTCTATTGTCGCTCGCATACCGCGGGAATCGGTCCATCATGTATTGTGAGTGCGCTATACTACCACACACAGTGCCCAACACAGTCACATGTGTCGTGTCAGTTCAGGGGATCTTTAAGAAAACAATGTACAGCAACGCCCAGTATTGTATTGTGCCGAATTAAGTACTATAAAGCAAATACGCTTGGGTGCACTCGGCGCTTGAGGGCTCTATATGAGATATTTATCCATAGTGCAATACCATAGGGGTCCTGAATGTTGTCTTGTTTTCACGATCGTAGTTCATACTTAATTAACTTATGAACAACATCATTTAAATCCGTCTGGTATGCGCTTCGCATATAACATAGGGCATGGAGTAGCAATTGTGTCATGTTTTCATGCAATTCTTTACATATGGATGACAAATGGATTAAATGATTCACAACCAATGTGATACCTTTAAATTTTAAAGGGATCGTTTGCCTGTATTGTGTAGGCTAGACTAGGCCCGAAGGAGGGACACAGTTTCACCGTCTAGCCTATAACCCCAGTTCCTGAACGAACATCATTCGGACTATCGGGCTGGTCAGCCTGACTTTTGCGATCCGCGATATTTTCAGATGTGTTGACCAAAGGAAGTAAGAAAATGTCTCAAGACACATAAAATAATCGGAATCCGGGCTCATATTAATTACCACTACCAGCTAGGCATGTGTCTAGGTTACCTGTATTATTACGTAACTATTCTAACTAAGTAAGGAATTAGTAAGCCAGTACTGAAACGTTTTAATGTCAAAGTTTGACTAGGTTGGCTTATTGGACAATAGTTACGCCTTCTATTTGTAACGCTACAGATGATGAATAAAACCGCAATATCAAGTTTACTAGGCCTAATATTCGAGCTAGGCTGGTACTAATGACCGAGTTAGCGTTAGCCTAAGCTATAGACTATAATAGCCTAGGCAGTAACAGGTACAAGTAACATGCTAGGTAGGCCTAAGTATGACTAAGATATTAGTAATTAGtattactattttatttttagtaGCTAAGGCCAATAGCCTACTGAATAAAAGCCACTACAAACCAGAATATATACAACATAACTGCCAGTTGAACAAGGATGGCATTCTTGCTTGTTCAAATAATTGGTTGGATCATAATCATTGTGCAGTACTGCCAGTAGTAATTTTAATAGCATATAGACCTAGGGCCTACATATGATAACCAATGGAAGCATTTAATATGGCCTATCAtctatagtattagtaatagtaATAAGCATTAGTAGTCTGCCAGTCATACCTTATTGTCCAGACATCCCCCTCTGAGAGTCTCAGGGGTGTCAGCTATATTAAAATATGGACCTCATTCACAGACAGACAAGTGGAATAGACTTAACTCCCCACCATGTCCCACCTTTAAGCTTTAAACTCTGAATCCCTTGGTCATTTGTTTCCCTGTACTTTATTAACAGCGTGGCTTTGCAAAGATGGCGAATCGACGGAGGGGATGTACCTCACCTATGGTTTTGCGTGAACTTCCATTATCCAGAGGTAAGCTTTGTCATGTAAGCTTAGGCTAGATGTGAAGTCCACACAATATTAACTGACCCGCCCTTTCACACTGATAGTGTGTTTCCACTGCTTTTTGTattggtgagggggggggggggaccagaTTGGTAACCAGATTGGCAACCATAATTATCATGAATAATAAtcatttatttgtgttttgcTCTCATTCCATAGTCAATGTTATTCTAGATTATATGGTACATAATGCACGGTTTGCTTTGACTAGAATttgttaatttgcataaatatataGTGCTTTCAAtgaattattttcattaataGCTTCCATTaattgctgttttcttttattgccGTCTTGAATCCATCCAGCACCTCTCACCGTACCGATAAGACTTGTCTAGACTTGTTTTCTACCCTCTCCTTAAATGCATGCTGTTGCACTGTTTACGATACAACCTGCTTTAAACATTATTCTTTGCACACACATTTGATCATTCAGTGACCAGTACGTCAAACATCGGCAGTCCAAGGATGGGATCACCAACCCGTACCTCTCTGACCGAATTGGAGAGCCCCATGTGTTCCCCCGTGACATACCTGTATGGTACAGCCAACGTAGCCAGGAGACGGCTGCAACTGCATGGTAAGAATAATAAACATCAATCTGTATGTTATACAACTATTCCCTGTACCATCGTGTTGAAgtcaaacttgaaaaaatgaaacagaagtCAAATGAGGGGTCATCCAtgtgaaaacttgaagcaaCAGTTACTGCAACTCACAAAGTAATTTCCTTCAAAGTATCATTTTATACACTGATTAGTCCCTATCCATTAAGAAAGCATTATTTTATACCCTTATTagtcctccccctccccccccccacctttcccTTCACGAATTTAGAGATTTGCAACAGCTCTGCAAGAAATGCTTAATGGCAATCCCGATATTCTTCCAATTTTGGGGCAATATTATGAGGGGTACTgaaaaatgaagcaaaagaATTTGGCATCACCCATCGGTTGATAGTAACCATCATGTTTTGATGTAGACATCTTGTTTTAACCTGTGGATGCCAGAACAAATACGGGAATTCACGTTATGAAAGTCATCCAATCCATTCCTTCCGTAGCTCTCAAATTCTTTAACCGTGCACTGTTGAATAATTTGAGACATGGTGGTTAATCGTTAATCATTGCTGGTGTCagtatattttcttcttttttctattttatcttttgttttcaagCACTGTAAGAATTAAAGTTTTCTAATCTACCTTCTTAAATGCACCCAAAGATAATATATAGTCCTCAACCCCAAATATCTTTGACCACCTTTCacataaaatgtttcaattttttgcCGGCTGTATTTTATCTACGTTCCCACACCCATGGCCCTAAATAAgtacaatttattttaataacaagTTATGATAGTCATGTATGTAGCTAGTATTGCCAGTTGATTACCTTTAGAGACTTCAGTGACTGTTACAAATCATTGCTTAGCTTCTGATAGACTAATGTTAGCTTTAGGGAATAATATCGGCTTGTGCTAACTCTTGCATCTATATTTGGTTGTAACCATTGTTAACTTTTAAGGTGGCCCAAGCAGGTTCATCCTAAATGTTATATAATGGGTGTGGTAGTACCAAGAATAAGTCATTCCAGTTGTTACTTGATGACTAGTTAATCTCCCATGTGGTCAATCTTAAACCCTTTATGAAGCATTTTGAGCTATTCAACAGCATCTACTAATCTCTTTTGTTATAGCAAGAGTGGTTCCTGCCAGGTACAAGCCTTgtattacagtatgtacaatatatataatcaacTTCTGAACAGGGTTGAACAGGAAGCAAACCACTCTATTATCAAACCTTTCATTTAAACAGGATATAAGTTCCTGTTAGACTGCTTTCATCCATTGAACTTATACTGATGTCTGTTTGAAGTTCAGGAGACAATCAGCATGTATCTAGTTTTTGATTGATCAATTCTTCTACGACCTttagcgtgtgtgtgtgtacttgaTGTCCTAGCTtgtaaaacatgatatctcaacaaggGAATATGTGATTGATGTCATACTTAGTATACTTTTGGTCAGGGTCAGTAGATGATCCCTTCTGTTTTTGTAGGGATATCgtgcatattaatgagtgggcagggcttaatgTAAAATTCTGTGATATGTTGATATCTCTTCAACCGTATGTCCGATGtaattcatacttggtatggtgatttAACTACTTAGTAAGTACCcattctttgcaacaacaactttgacctcattaatattcatgagtggatgGGGGGCTTAatggaaaattttcaagaacAACTTGTATAAAACATCTCAACAAATACAAGttaaatcaatgtcatacttggtatgtagatgcCCCATGgtgtgtagatgtgccctattgttctTGCCTCCCATCTTGTGAATATTAAgtagtgggcagggcttaacataaacgtcttaaaatgtcaatttcaCTGCAATCGTATGTGTAATTTAGTTTATACTCGGTATTGTGATGCTATGTAACTGCATAGTAGATACATGTCCTTTCAACAACAATTtctacctcattaatattcatagtATTAGTAGTTGGAGCTTATTTGGTAATTGTCAAGAACAGCTTGTAAACAATGATGCTGAATGTAAAGAGGAATTTCCTGAGGTGTTatacaaatttacatttttaagtgTTATAATTATCATCTATGGAATGTAATTTTACTGGCTCTTTACAACTTGTTTTGATTGCCATAAACACTTTTGTACATTTCAAAATAGTAGGGTTATGCAAGGTAAGCTGAAATACAGGGGTTTGTTACCACATAGGTTCGATACCAGAGGCATCTTTGTGACAGCATCAGAGGCAAAACATCAGCCATGGGCTGTATCTACAGCCCTTGTGAAAACATTACACTTGACAAACTTGACAATTCTCACTACATGATATGAACAACCGTTATTTCATAAGAAAAGAGATAAATGGTTTGAAACCGCCTAGAAGCGCTCGTCACATGGAAGTCAGATGCAAGGAAGAAATGGAAGATAGGGATGGCACGAGAGAATTGAtctcattaaatatgaaaacagtATCAACTTATTGGTCTAAGAATCCGAAATGGTAGCATTTACGGAAATTGTGAATCGTACAATAATCATCTCTGGTACCATATGAAATATAACAGGCTTATAACTGAAGATACTCCATTTTGAGCCTGGGAGACACTTACACCATTGAGGTTTGAATCATTCATATTGTGACACTTCAAAAGTTTGAATGCACCACCAGCTGAGAAATAAATAAGAACCTCAATAGTGTGTTTTCTGATATTTTTCAAGGTCAGATGGCTTTGTATTTtcaattctcttttttttctaattttcatgGACAAGATTCTCCAGAGATATTGCCGATTGCTTCCTCTACTCCGATATCACGAAGTCCTCCACCCCTTCCGTTGAAGAGGCAGCTACGATCCAGCTCGCAGTCTCCGTGTAAGAAGAAGCCGCTGGTATCTTCTCCCGTGAAGAGCGAACCTGACGTCTCGGTTGATGAAGTCCTGTTGTGGATACAAAGCTGCAAGAGGCAGAGGACTAGTAAGGAGCAACCAATCACAGGCAAGCTAGAGAAGAGACTGCACAGCCTCACAGCCGATCAACTTGCAGCGGTACTTGAAGAAGTTGTTGAGAAACACCCTCATCTTGAACAGGTAATGAGACCATTGATATTTGTCGGAGACTGAAACTATATCGAATTGGATGTACTTCTCTGTAGCTTGGTGCATTTTCCGCTGTGAAATCTCCATAATCCAGTGATCTCAAACTCACCCAATTGACACAATCTATGAATAAAAGTAATTCATACTGTAAGTATCAGTGACttgaaaatgacaaataacagaATACATTGTAATTGTGAGACATTGATTTTCTGTTATAAATTAATATGTGCTTCTTAGGTCCTTTAGATAGCATGTATACCCTATATAAGTGGCCCATTGACTTAAGCAAGAAAATGTCAAAGTGATGTGGTCTCTCACC is a genomic window containing:
- the LOC139977438 gene encoding uncharacterized protein, which gives rise to MANRRRGCTSPMVLRELPLSRVTSTSNIGSPRMGSPTRTSLTELESPMCSPVTYLYGTANVARRRLQLHDSPEILPIASSTPISRSPPPLPLKRQLRSSSQSPCKKKPLVSSPVKSEPDVSVDEVLLWIQSCKRQRTSKEQPITGKLEKRLHSLTADQLAAVLEEVVEKHPHLEQDVIKLLPEPDISHHLSQLSDLLHNIYRSLPRQRLCSSRSPFSYRRVKSHIFTFKKFCISQGRHFLACETWQTAVEYSLAAWQQASYLPKWDCPVHNRLKAGCMRGLAGICVEGLSNGTYTLPYLNQLRTRLKVIRDTSNEFDACLRKLELVSERTPSTSR